The Phyllopteryx taeniolatus isolate TA_2022b chromosome 9, UOR_Ptae_1.2, whole genome shotgun sequence genome contains a region encoding:
- the gpx1b gene encoding glutathione peroxidase 1b: protein MAKRFHELTAKLLTGETFNFSALQGKVVLIENVASLUGTTTRDYTQMNELHQRYSGKGLVILGVPCNQFGHQENTKNEEILSALKYVRPGNGFEPKFQLLEKVEVNGKDAHPLFAFLRESLPFPSDDPTSLMGDPNCIIWSPVCRNDVSWNFEKFLIGSDGVPFKRYSRRFLTSDIEGDIKKLLSQAN from the exons ATGGCAAAGCGATTCCACGAGCTCACTGCCAAGCTGCTAACAGGGGAAACTTTCAATTTCTCCGCGCTTCAGGGCAAAGTGGTCCTCATTGAGAACGTCGCGTCTCTCTGAGGGACGACCACCAGGGATTACACCCAGATGAACGAGCTCCACCAGCGTTACAGCGGAAAGGGGCTCGTTATCCTGGGTGTACCCTGCAACCAGTTCGGCCACCAG GAGAACACCAAGAATGAGGAAATCCTCTCGGCATTGAAGTACGTCCGACCTGGGAATGGCTTTGAGCCCAAGTTCCAGCTCCTGGAGAAGGTGGAGGTGAACGGGAAGGATGCCCACCCACTATTTGCGTTCCTGCGGGAGAGTCTCCCGTTCCCCAGCGACGACCCCACCTCCCTCATGGGCGACCCCAATTGTATCATCTGGAGCCCTGTGTGCAGGAATGACGTGTCCTGGAACTTTGAGAAGTTTCTCATCGGGTCGGACGGCGTGCCCTTCAAGCGCTACAGCCGCAGGTTCCTCACAAGTGACATCGAGGGAGACATCAAGAAGCTCTTGAGCCAAGCAAACTAA